The following DNA comes from Ornithinimicrobium avium.
TCCCCCCAGCTTCTTGCCCTCGGGGACGGTGGCCGTGGCAGTGTCAAGCACCTGGCTGTCGCCTGCCAGGTCGGCCGTCGGCAGCGCGATGAAGGGGGTGATCCGGGTCCCGTCGCGGTTCGTGCGCCTCCGACCGACTGACCCCTTCCAGAAGTAGAAGGGCGCTTCCTCCATCGGCACACCGCCGTGACGGGGATAGGACACCATGTCAGGGTCGACGTGGTCCTGGCTCACGAGGTTGGCCAGCGCCAGCCACGTCTCCCGCACCTTCTGCGGAGCCGAGGCGACGAACTCCTCGACCAGCGTTCTCAGATCCACGACCTGGGCAGTTGCGTCCCCAGGCAGGCCGGTCCACCGCTTCCGCATATCCTCCACGTGCAGCTCTACCTCGCCGATGGCTGCCCCCAACCCGAACGGTTGGCCGCCACCGAGACGGAACCTGGCGTCGGCTGGATCCCCCTCGTGCCCCTGCCACGCCTCCAGCCACAGTCGTGGAGCGCATGCCCCGACCAGACCCCCGACCTGCTCCGGGGACAAACCCTCGAACACCACCCGCCAGGTGAACCTCGTACCTGCTGGAACACAAGCACGACGGCTGACATGGTCGTCCGCCGAGATCTCCCCGGTCACCTCGGTGACCCGAGGGGTCTGCGACGTCGTCCAGTAGCGTTTCCTGCCACGCAGTTCCCGCGGTCGCCCCCTGTCCGCCGCGGACCCCCACTCGCGACGTGCCTGACCGCGCTCGGGAAGACGGCTGGCTGATTTGTCGTGGACGTCGATGGTGCGGTCAACCAGGTAGAACTGACCTGCTCCCGGACGAGGCGCGTCCACACGAGGAAGGTCGACGAGGTGGACCTGAGGGATCTCGGCATAGTCGGCCGATCCGATCCACACGTGCCCCATGTACGAGTTCTGCTCCGCGCCCCGGTTGGCCACCACATCTGCCTTCTCGTCCGGTGTGAGGTGCTCGACCGACCCGAACACCCGGCAGGACGGGCACAGCTCCGGGCCGCGGCACGGCGTCGCCTCACCCGCCCGTTCCCCCGCACGACCTTCCCCCGGGGCCCGCCAGATCTGCGACAGGCCGACCCGTGCGATCTGGCCGTGCTCGTCCAGGTTCACCCAAACCGGCTGTCCGTCTTTGAGGAGCTCACGGTCCGGACCACAAGCCACGAGGCGGCGACCGAACAGCACGCCGCCCGCACCCCGGTTGTACGCGTCGTTACCGACTCCGTCATAGGTCCAGCCGTCCGGCCCCATGACAGGATCCCGAAGTACCGGTGTGATCTTGCGGTCGACCATCGAGCCCGCCGCAGCGTTCAGGGTCGTGAGGACCAGCCTCCCCACGGAACGGGAGCGTTGCTTCAGCTCCTCCTCCTCGATGCTCCCTGGTGCCTTGACCGCCCGGAACTTCCACCTGTCGACCTTGTCCGGCGGTCGGGCCGCAGTGCTCGAGACGAGCAGAACATGATCACCATCGGCCGAGAGCGTCACCTGCGTCGCCACCCGCCCAGACCATTCCTCGCCCCGCACCCCGACGACCGACAGCCTGGTCCCTGTCCGGACCCCGTCACGGTCCGTCGGCAGTCCCGGACACGCGCTCATCGGCACAGACACGACGTCCCGGGCAGGAGGCAGGTACAGGTCCAGGGACAGTACCTCCCCCGTTCCGGGCTTGTGCCGCACCTGTTGGACCAGCGCCAGGGTGCGCCCCGCCGCCGTGGACATGTGCTCGCGGTAGACGGGGACGAACTCGGTGTCGAAGACGCGCAGGCAGCTACCCGTCAACGCCTCGTGCATGGACCGCAGCGCCCCCCGCAACGACGACCCCCGGATCGGCATCTCCTCCGGTCGTGCCGTACCCGCGACCGTCTGCGTGGAGATCGGTGTCGTGGCCTCCATCGTCACGTCGAGCCAGCCGCTGAGCGCACCCTTCGCGTGGCGATGCCCGCGCGGGCGCTCACGCCGAGAATCGACGTCACCCGCAAGGGGAACGAAGTTGTACGGATTGACGAACCTCGTCATAGCACTCGCACCCACCTAGGCAACAGTCGCACCGACCACAAGGGTTTGATTGCAGACACTAGCGGGTGACTGTCGCAGTTGTGTCGCAGCGACCCGACCGGCTCGACCTGCTCCACGCAGGCTCCCACGACAAAACCCCCGATCTCCGCGTCGTTGCGCGGAGACCGGGGACTGTGGCACGAGTTGCACGGCGTGAGACACGTGGGTGGAGGTGGCGGAAAACGCGCTCAGAACGCCCTGACCTGCGGCAATAGGCACCATGAAGCGTGTGCCAGTCCTGTGACAGTGCAGCAACCCTGCACGGTGCAAGCTCATCGGTGGTCCTGGAGTTGTCACAGGCGACCGGGCAGCGGGGTCACCGTCGAGGGCAGGACCCCGCAGGCCGGGCAGGCGTCCTCCCGTGCCATCATCTCGATCACGACCCGCACCCGGTCGCCGGCTTCCCGCTCGAACACCGTTGACGACGAACCCGTCCTCCAGACCGATCAGCACTAACGCATCGGCAGACATGCTCGTGGCTCCATCAGCTGAAGGTGGTCAGATACCATCAGCATGCCTGGAGCCACGAGCTCTCACGTACCCAGGCCCACCCGCTCAAGTAGGGACTGATGCTCCTATGGGGTGTCAAGCCGCGGCAAGCCATGCCCGGTAGCGGTCGGCGAAGTCGTCGTCGCGGCGCCTGCTGAGCTCGAGCTCTCCTACTCGTGCGGGCCAGACGCCCAGGGCTGTGGCCGCGTTGGTGAGGGTGATGTTCTTGGCCTGCCTGCTCGGTCGCAGGTCGGAGTAGTCCGGGACAGAGCAGTGGCCGGTGAGGGCCTGGAAGATCTCGCGGGCGACTGCGCGCTTGAGCGCCCGGTACACCGCGGGCAGCGTCCATCCCTTGTCCAGGTGGCTGTCGCGGTATGCGCGGGTGGCCGGGTCGTGGGTCATGCGGTTCTTCGCGATCCGGTGCAGGGCAGAGTTCGCCTGCCGGTCGCCTCCGCGGGAGAGCCGGTGGCGATCGGTGCGTCCGGAGCTGACGGGCATGGGTGAGGTCCCGCACAGGGCGGCGAACGAGGCCGAGCTGCGCAGCCGGTCGGGATTGTCGCCGGCAGTGATGAGCAGCTGGGTCCCGGTGACGGGTCCGACGCCCTTGATGGCCATCAGTCCGGGGTTGGCCCGGGTGGCGCGGGCGAGCATCCGGGCCTCGATGTCCTTGATCTCGGTGCCCAGGTCGCGGTGGCGGCGTGCCAGGACGCGCAGGGAGTACAGCAGGTCCGCCTCGTCAGGGTCGAGGCACCGGCCTGGTCGCAGGCCGGCCAGGACACTCAGCAGCTTGGCGTCCGGCAGGTTCCGGTAACGGTCGCGGACGGCGGCGGGGGCGTTGACGAGCACGCAGCCGATCTGGCGCCAGGTGGCCTGCTGGGCCTTGATGGCCGAGCGTCGAGTGATGTTCAGCGCGCGCAGGGGCTCGATGCTAGCGGACTTGGGGTCGGTGCGGGCCTCGCCGGAGAGCACGGAGCGGGCGGCACGCTAGGCGTCCAAGGCGTCGGTCCTGCCCTGCTTGCGGCGTTCGGCCGGACGGGTCCGGTTGACCTCCACGACCCGGATCCCGGCTCCAGTCAGCTCGGTGGCAATGCCGCGGCCGTAGCTGCTGGTGCCCTCCACTCCGACCGCGGCCAGGGGGCCGTGGCCGATGAGCCAGGCAACTGTGCGCCGGTAACCGGCCTGGGTGGTCGGGAACTCCTTGTCCTCCACGTGCTGGCAGACCTTGGTGATGACGGCCACGTGGATGGTGTCCTTGTGCGAGTCGATACCGCCGAATCGTCCTGGTGCATCAGTCATGATGGTGCTGGCCCTTTCTGATCCGAGGGGTCTGCACCGCCCGGGTCGGTCAGACAGGACATGCAGCAGGCTCGCGTCACCCGGCCCCGAGCGACCGGTCTTCACCGGGCTCCTCGGTCAGCACGTCCTGGTCCTGCCGTTCCTGCGCCTGGCGCAGCCGGGCCGCGGAGCGGGCCTCCGCCGCCCGGGCCACCCGTCGCTCGTCGATCCGGTGCCGCCTGTGGCGTGCAGCCTCCTCGCTCATCTGCGGTCGTCCTCTCCCGTGGTGCTCGACGTCTGCATGTTCATGCCCGACCGTGGGCGTGCCGAGGCCCGTGCGTGCCTCTCCGGCCCCCGGGTCCTTCTGACGGCCTGGTCCGTCGGTCTGGTCGAGGGCCTGGAGGGCGGATCGGAGGAAGCGTCCGGTCGCCCGGGCGGACGCGTGGGCGACCCCGGCGAGGTCGTCGTCGCCGCGCAGCCCGGACGAGACCGGGTGGAGGGCGCGCGCTGCCGCGTCCAGGGCTGCCGCCGCCGTGCCGACCCCACGGTTCGCCCGCACCTGTGCCGACGCGGACGCCGCGGTCTCCCTGTCCCGGGCGCCGAGGTCGTGGGCGGAGCCGGCTGCCGTGCGCAGCTGGCGCCGCAGCTCCTCGGCCTCGTCGATCACCACCCCAGCATCCAGCGCCCGGGACCTACCGAGCTGGTCGACCCAGGCGGCATACCGGTCGGCGGCTGCACCGACCTGGTCACGCAGCCGCGACAGGCCAGGGGCCTGGGTCGGTGCCTCCGGGTTCATCTGCCAACCCCCGGCGCGGTAGCGGTCTGGTCCGGGAACGGGGCCCGGGCGTGGTGCGCGGCCATCCGGGCCGTGGCGGCCCGGCACAATGTGTCTACCCGGCCACGGGCACGGCCGCTGTCGGCCTGCGCGGCGGCCAGGTCCCGCCGCAGCGTCTCGCCGACCTCGAGAGCCACGGACAGGCGACGGTCCACGGCCTCGACCGGGAACCGCGGCACGGTCCCCTCCGATGCAGGGACGCTCTGGTGGGCGTGCTCGGCCGCCGACGTCAGGCGGACCACGGCCTGCTCGAGCACGGGACGGCAACGGACCAGTCCCTCCTCCAGGACCGCCAGCCTCGCGCCGAGGGTGACGTGGTGGACCAGGTCCTGCCCGGCGAGGTCCGGGCGGACCGCCGCCATCGTGGCGGTGGCGGTGCGGATCTCCTCGACGGCCTCGCCGAGGAGCCGGTGGATCTGCCGGCCGATCAGCACGGCGTCCTGACAGGCCTCGGCCAACTGGTGCAGGGGCGCACGCAGCTCGGCCTCGCGCGACCGTTCCTGGCCACGTTCCTGCACGAGGACCACCCTCGACAGGGCCCAGAGGGCCTGGGAGGTGAGGTTCTCCATGCCGCGGGCGGCGTCCTGGGCGACCGCGACCCTGTCGCCAGCCTCCCTCAGCGCGGACCGGGTCCTGGAGGAGACCCGCTCCCACCCATCCCGGTCCAACGGCCCGCCCGGCTCACTCATGCCCTTCCACCTCCAGCACCGCCCGCAGGTCCGTCTCGACCTGCTCCAGCAGCTCCTCCACCCTCGCGGCGGCCTGCCTGGCCTCGTGCAGGTCGATGCCGGCGCGGGCCAGGGGCCCTGCCTCCGGGTTCTGCGTGCTCATCTCTGGCTCCTTCCTTCTCTCCCAGGACGGGTCTGCGTGCTGGGCCTTTCCGTGCGGATGCGGCCCGGCCGGGCGCATGGGGTTCACGGGCCGATCCCCGGTGAGGGCCAGGATGGGCGGCCGGTGCCGTGCCGGTGGGCGTGCATCCGTTCGCGCGCGGCCCGGGAGGTGTCGTCGCCCGGTGGCACCGCGGTCCGGGTCTGGCTGGTCACGCGGGAGAACGCTGCGTCGACCCGGTGCCCCTCCCCCGCAGCCGCCCGCAGGGTCTGGGCGAGCAGGTCGACGTGGACGGGTTCGACCCTGGACCGGTCGGCCGGGACGGCCTCCCGTGCCTCGGCCCCCGAGCGGCCCAGGGCCGCGCTCGTGCGGTCCAGTTCCAGTCGGGCCTCCTCCAGCAACCGGTGCAACCCCAGCGCCGTATGGTGCAGCCGTGCCCGCTCCTGACGGTCCGGTTCCGTGCGTGGCTGCCACTCCTGCACGGCGTGCCGTGCCGAGGTCAGTCCTTCCTGGGCCAGCGACAGGTCTGAGGCCACCCGCGTACCGGCCCTGGCCGCGGCCTCGCACAGGTCGGCGAACTCGGACAGCAGCATCCGACGGTCCACGGCCGGTGGCCAGTCACCGCCACGCTGGGCCCAGTCGACGTCCTCCAGCCGGCGGGCCGCGCGCGCGATACCGTCCTGCAGCTCCTGGATCCCCTCCCCGGCCCGAGCCAGCACGTGACGCAAGCCCGTCAGCGCCGCGACCGTCTCCTCCCGGTACCAGCCCGGCAGCCGCTCCACCGACGGCGGACCCCCACGGTCAGTCATGCGGACGGTCCTCGCGCATCGCCCCGGGCAGTGCAGGGAGGGCCACCGCCCCGGCGGTCCGGGGCCCGGCGCTGACGGACGCAGGGCTGGCGCGTGTGCTCCCGGCCCGCGTGCACGTCCACGCAGTCGGCCACCGTGTGCCCCGGTCGGCAGCCCGCCCAGATCATCGCCGGCCGCGATTCGTCCGCCTCATACGACCTGAAGCGCCCCAGCAGCCCCCGCGGGTCTCAGCCAACCGTGGAGCCCTCACGGCTGGGGGTTGTCCCCATGCCGGATGACCTCAGGCGGGTCGCAGCTGCGCCGCGCCGACCTGGAGGAGCTCGACGCGACCGTCCTCCTCAGCCACGACAACCCACGCCGACCACCCGTCCGCGTCCCGGACCCACGTGAGCACCAGAGCCGCCTGCGGGCCGGACCGGCCGGGCAGCCGCACCCAGGCATGGCGCCGACGAGGCATCACCGGGTCCTCCCGCACAGGCCGCAGCCAGGGCCTCGCCGGGTCCTGCCCCTTGCCCACTCCCCGGTCCGCGAGCGGAACACCAGGACCCCGACGCGGGTACGCACCTCCTGCCACCCAGCCACGATATCGAACGCCAGTCCACCACTCGTGCGGGCTCACCATGCTGCGCCCTGTGGGATGACACCGCCATCTGCGCGCGGGACCATGGGCTCGTGCAGCTGCGAGTGGGACAGCCTGACGGGCACGGCCGGTACGGCATGGTCGACGAGACGGCCGACGGCCTGCTGTGCCACGAGTGCGGCCGCCGGTTCACCCACCTCGGGCTGCACGTGTCCAAGGCCCACGACCTGACCGCCGACGAGTACCGGCGAGCGCACGGCCTGAGCCGTCGCGGCCTCGTCGCCAAGGAGACCGCGCAGACGATCGCCGCCAACGCGCGATGGACCATGAGCACCCGGGAACGGTTCATCCAGGCCCGCGACCCCGCCGCCGCCAGCGCGGCGCAGCGTAGCGGCCCCAATGCCATCTCGCCCGCCGGCCTCGCAGCGATCCGACAAGCAGGCAGGGACCGCCGCGGGCTCTACCGGTCCGGGACCGTCGTCGTCTGCGAATGGTGCGGCGTCGAGTTCTGCCCGCTCATCGCAGCCGCCCGACGCCGGTTCTGCAGCAGGTCGTGCGCGGCCCGAAACAACCGTCGCCGGCGCAGAATGCCTCTTCCAAACGCGGACGTTGCGCGGTGAGAGTGCAGAGCCCACCGTGAGACGCCCGCTCGTCCGCGCAGGTCAGGGTGACAGTGATCGGAGATCCGATCCCATCGTTCCAGCCCGTCACCGCTTCCGGCGGAGGATCCCTGAGCCGCGCTATGTTCGGGCGATGAGCGGTACCGGTGTCTTCTGCCTCGAGGGCGAGTGGGACAGGAATCTGCGCAGTCGGCTCAGCGTCGAGCCGCAGTTGGACATGCTCAAAGAGGCCGGGTGAGTGCGCCGCGGTGATCCACCGGGACGTCGCCACGCGCAAGGACTTCGAGTACTACCTCCAGACCTGGCTTGGGCGCGGCTACGGTGCCTACACCGTCGGTTATCTCGCCTTCCACGGAGAGAGACGGACCCTTGCCCTGCCAAGTGACGAGGACATCACCCTCGACGACCTCGTCGAGATGGTCGACGTCAGGGGCGACGGCAAGATCCTCTACCTCGGCTCGTGCAGCGTCCTGGCGGGACGAGGCCGAAGCTTCGAGGAGGACCTGAGGCAGTTCTGCCAGGCCACCGGGTTCCGGGCCGTTGTCGGGTACGCCAAGGACGTGGGGTGGATCGAGTCCGCCGCCTTCGACTTCCTTCTCCTGCCCGAGCTGCTCAACGGGAAACACACGAACACCCTCCACGACCGGCTCGAGGCCAGGTACGGCAGGCTGGTCCAGACTCTGGGCCTGCGGATCGCGACGAGGACGAAAGTCCAGGTCTGGAGACAGACCCCGTCAACCGGGACGAGTTAGGGGGACGAGCCAGATCGGCTCCCCTAGGAACGGCGAGATCGAGAACCAGCCCGCAGGACGGTGGGCAAGGGGCAGCGCAGGGCGTCGGCCGCATAGGCTGACGACATGGTCTTTGGACGCGTCAGCCGCGTCCACAGACCTCTGCGGGTCATGGTCCCCGTCAGTGGCTTCACCAAGAGGTGGTGTCCGTTGCGTTTCAACCGGCCCCTTTACGAGAAGATCCACGACTAGGCTGAGGTGGACGCGTACAGGGTCGAATTCGAGCGGTTCTCGGCGACCGAGCTCAAAGACAGCCACGGCGCGGTTCAGGAGATCGTCCACAAGTTCGTCACCGGGAGCACTTCACGCTTGAGATCATGGTGATGGGCACGGCCGCGCCGCAGAACGTCGACATCGTCGACGACCGGGGCGAACTGTGGCGATCCCAGGGATGTCGCGCAGGACGGAGTCTTCTACCGGATCTCCGACAGCAGCCGCGGGTTGAGGGCGATCACGGGGGTCTGTGCACTTACTGGTCGGGTCGAGATTTGTTGCGGGCAGACCGGGTGAGGGCATACAAATCTGTGATCTATGAGACAGAAGTGACAGGAGTTGTCACCGGACGCGGGGGGTCAGTCAGTGGTCCTTCGGACGATTCAGGCGTGAACACCAACGAGAAGAAGTCCAACGATCAGGAGTCCAACGACCACTCCTTCCTCTTCCAGGTCGCCGTCCACGTTGTCGGCAGTTGGCTGTCGCCTGGTGGCCTCCCTCTCGACTCCGAGACAGTCATCGGCGCGATCATCATCGCGCAGTTGTGGCGCCTCACCACGCGGGTCGCGTCACT
Coding sequences within:
- a CDS encoding RAMP superfamily CRISPR-associated protein → MTRFVNPYNFVPLAGDVDSRRERPRGHRHAKGALSGWLDVTMEATTPISTQTVAGTARPEEMPIRGSSLRGALRSMHEALTGSCLRVFDTEFVPVYREHMSTAAGRTLALVQQVRHKPGTGEVLSLDLYLPPARDVVSVPMSACPGLPTDRDGVRTGTRLSVVGVRGEEWSGRVATQVTLSADGDHVLLVSSTAARPPDKVDRWKFRAVKAPGSIEEEELKQRSRSVGRLVLTTLNAAAGSMVDRKITPVLRDPVMGPDGWTYDGVGNDAYNRGAGGVLFGRRLVACGPDRELLKDGQPVWVNLDEHGQIARVGLSQIWRAPGEGRAGERAGEATPCRGPELCPSCRVFGSVEHLTPDEKADVVANRGAEQNSYMGHVWIGSADYAEIPQVHLVDLPRVDAPRPGAGQFYLVDRTIDVHDKSASRLPERGQARREWGSAADRGRPRELRGRKRYWTTSQTPRVTEVTGEISADDHVSRRACVPAGTRFTWRVVFEGLSPEQVGGLVGACAPRLWLEAWQGHEGDPADARFRLGGGQPFGLGAAIGEVELHVEDMRKRWTGLPGDATAQVVDLRTLVEEFVASAPQKVRETWLALANLVSQDHVDPDMVSYPRHGGVPMEEAPFYFWKGSVGRRRTNRDGTRITPFIALPTADLAGDSQVLDTATATVPEGKKLGGGRA
- a CDS encoding transposase — its product is MLSGEARTDPKSASIEPLRALNITRRSAIKAQQATWRQIGCVLVNAPAAVRDRYRNLPDAKLLSVLAGLRPGRCLDPDEADLLYSLRVLARRHRDLGTEIKDIEARMLARATRANPGLMAIKGVGPVTGTQLLITAGDNPDRLRSSASFAALCGTSPMPVSSGRTDRHRLSRGGDRQANSALHRIAKNRMTHDPATRAYRDSHLDKGWTLPAVYRALKRAVAREIFQALTGHCSVPDYSDLRPSRQAKNITLTNAATALGVWPARVGELELSRRRDDDFADRYRAWLAAA
- a CDS encoding IS110 family transposase — its product is MTDAPGRFGGIDSHKDTIHVAVITKVCQHVEDKEFPTTQAGYRRTVAWLIGHGPLAAVGVEGTSSYGRGIATELTGAGIRVVEVNRTRPAERRKQGRTDALDA
- a CDS encoding MucR family transcriptional regulator, with protein sequence MQLRVGQPDGHGRYGMVDETADGLLCHECGRRFTHLGLHVSKAHDLTADEYRRAHGLSRRGLVAKETAQTIAANARWTMSTRERFIQARDPAAASAAQRSGPNAISPAGLAAIRQAGRDRRGLYRSGTVVVCEWCGVEFCPLIAAARRRFCSRSCAARNNRRRRRMPLPNADVAR
- a CDS encoding DUF6642 family protein produces the protein MIHRDVATRKDFEYYLQTWLGRGYGAYTVGYLAFHGERRTLALPSDEDITLDDLVEMVDVRGDGKILYLGSCSVLAGRGRSFEEDLRQFCQATGFRAVVGYAKDVGWIESAAFDFLLLPELLNGKHTNTLHDRLEARYGRLVQTLGLRIATRTKVQVWRQTPSTGTS